In Variovorax sp. J2L1-78, the following are encoded in one genomic region:
- a CDS encoding FHA domain-containing protein has protein sequence MPKMIVSIDGVVIKEVTLAKDRTTLGRRPYNDIVIDNLAISGEHAVLHMIGGDVYLEDLNSTNGTYVNARAIKKQALENNDVIEVGKYKIRYLAGGEPGAVASGPVRVGPPIVSGPIPLSSAPTVSSPLGGPVAAAAIRVLSGVGAGREMSLEKVVTTIGKPGVAVAAVTRRLHGYVVAPIDGGTMLNGELLGNEAVALQDGDVLELGGTRMQFVHA, from the coding sequence ATGCCGAAAATGATCGTTTCGATCGATGGGGTTGTCATCAAAGAAGTGACGCTCGCGAAGGACCGGACCACGCTGGGCCGGCGGCCTTACAACGACATCGTGATCGACAATCTGGCGATCAGCGGCGAGCATGCCGTGCTGCACATGATCGGCGGCGACGTCTACCTTGAAGACCTCAACAGCACCAACGGCACGTATGTCAATGCCCGCGCCATCAAGAAGCAGGCGCTGGAGAACAACGACGTCATCGAGGTCGGCAAGTACAAGATCCGCTACCTGGCCGGCGGCGAGCCGGGCGCAGTCGCGAGCGGCCCGGTGCGCGTCGGCCCGCCCATCGTCTCCGGGCCCATTCCCCTGTCGAGCGCGCCCACCGTGTCGTCGCCGCTGGGCGGACCGGTCGCTGCAGCGGCCATCCGCGTGCTCTCCGGCGTCGGCGCCGGACGTGAAATGTCCCTGGAAAAAGTCGTCACCACCATCGGCAAGCCGGGTGTGGCGGTCGCTGCCGTCACGCGGCGCCTGCACGGCTATGTGGTCGCCCCGATCGACGGCGGCACCATGCTCAACGGCGAACTGCTGGGCAACGAGGCCGTCGCCCTGCAGGATGGCGACGTGCTCGAGCTGGGCGGCACGCGCATGCAGTTCGTCCACGCCTGA
- a CDS encoding CHASE2 domain-containing protein: MKALRQHWLRILITLVPVVMALAHATGAWRSPFVEPFDNFIYDARLRLTMPRTLDPRIVIVDIDDPSLQQLGQWPWSRDKLARLTEELMSRQQAAVLGYDVLFVEADGSSGLATLRDLAEGALKDNPAFTVALERIAPSLDYDVTFAQSLAGERVSLGYYFTQTATPHAKGMLPPPVLSTEAFPRGQAYATRWNGFAGSIAPLATAAPASGFINVLIESSEDGVVRAAPLLARYDGDAATPGFYESLALAVYRLAKGTPPVRPAFTPNALQHSPVLLEAVVLGAPAAPQLRVPVDQSASLLVPYRGPGGARGGSFRYVAAADVLAGKLAPAEFKDKIVLVGATAPGLQDLRATPVGAAFPGVEVHANIISGLLDGRLPFVPDYAPGYDVLVLLVAGLTLAFGMSMLPASRAVLLGAAVATVVVGLNAVLFASFGLVLPLAVALMMMAMAFVLNMSWGYFVEARARRGLARLFGTYVPPQLVDEMLARPERYSMRAESKELTVMFCDMRGFTQLSESMAPTELQAFLNAVFSRLTEIINVHRGTVDKYMGDCVMAFWGAPVDTPHHATLAVQAAIEMVAAVQEINLTHRGTGRPQISVGIGLNTGVMSVGDMGSAVRRSYTVVGDAVNLAARLESLSGHYGTQILVAETTRQAVPTYVWQELDRVYVRGKARAVAIFTPVGRGGDVGVAQRAQLERWSLVLSAYRAQQWAEGRTLLAPLLAADTKKVLYQLYAKRLASMALQPKDPNWDGAIRFDTK, translated from the coding sequence ATGAAAGCGCTGCGCCAGCACTGGCTGCGGATCCTCATCACGCTGGTTCCCGTGGTCATGGCCCTGGCCCATGCGACGGGCGCGTGGCGTTCCCCCTTCGTCGAACCCTTCGACAACTTCATCTACGACGCGCGGCTGCGGCTCACCATGCCGCGCACGCTCGACCCCCGCATCGTCATCGTCGACATCGACGACCCGAGTCTCCAGCAACTGGGCCAGTGGCCGTGGAGCCGCGACAAGCTGGCGCGCCTGACCGAGGAACTCATGAGCCGGCAGCAGGCGGCGGTGCTCGGCTATGACGTGCTCTTCGTCGAAGCCGATGGCAGCTCCGGTCTCGCGACCCTTCGCGACTTGGCCGAGGGCGCGCTGAAGGACAACCCGGCCTTCACCGTGGCGCTGGAGCGCATTGCGCCGAGCCTCGACTACGACGTCACCTTCGCGCAGTCGCTGGCCGGGGAGCGCGTGTCGCTCGGCTATTACTTCACGCAGACGGCCACGCCGCATGCCAAGGGCATGCTCCCGCCACCGGTGCTATCGACCGAGGCCTTCCCGCGCGGTCAGGCCTACGCCACGCGCTGGAACGGTTTCGCCGGCAGCATCGCGCCGCTGGCCACCGCGGCGCCGGCCAGCGGCTTCATCAACGTGCTGATCGAATCCAGCGAAGACGGCGTGGTGCGCGCCGCGCCGTTGCTCGCGCGCTATGACGGCGACGCGGCGACGCCGGGCTTCTACGAGTCCCTGGCCCTGGCCGTCTATCGCCTGGCGAAGGGCACGCCGCCGGTCCGGCCGGCGTTCACGCCGAACGCCCTGCAGCACTCGCCGGTCCTGCTCGAGGCGGTGGTTCTGGGCGCGCCCGCAGCGCCGCAGTTGCGGGTGCCCGTCGACCAGAGCGCGAGTCTGCTCGTGCCCTACCGCGGACCCGGTGGTGCCCGCGGCGGCTCGTTCCGCTACGTGGCCGCGGCGGACGTGCTGGCCGGCAAGCTCGCGCCCGCCGAGTTCAAGGACAAGATCGTCCTGGTCGGGGCCACGGCGCCAGGCCTGCAGGATCTTCGCGCAACACCGGTAGGCGCCGCCTTCCCTGGCGTGGAAGTGCACGCCAACATCATTTCCGGACTGCTCGATGGCCGGTTGCCCTTCGTGCCGGACTACGCGCCTGGCTACGACGTGCTGGTGCTGCTTGTCGCCGGGCTCACGCTGGCTTTCGGCATGTCGATGCTGCCCGCCTCGCGCGCCGTGCTGCTGGGTGCGGCCGTGGCCACCGTGGTGGTCGGCCTGAACGCCGTGCTGTTCGCCAGCTTCGGGCTGGTGCTGCCCCTGGCGGTCGCGCTGATGATGATGGCCATGGCCTTCGTGCTCAACATGAGCTGGGGCTACTTCGTGGAAGCGCGCGCGCGGCGCGGCCTGGCGCGGCTCTTCGGCACCTATGTGCCGCCGCAGCTGGTCGACGAAATGCTCGCCCGCCCCGAGCGCTACAGCATGCGGGCCGAGAGCAAGGAACTCACGGTGATGTTCTGCGACATGCGCGGCTTCACGCAGCTGTCCGAGTCGATGGCGCCGACCGAGCTGCAGGCCTTTCTCAACGCCGTCTTCAGCCGGCTCACCGAGATCATCAACGTCCACCGCGGCACGGTCGACAAGTACATGGGCGATTGCGTCATGGCCTTCTGGGGCGCGCCGGTCGACACGCCGCACCATGCCACCCTGGCCGTCCAGGCGGCGATCGAGATGGTCGCGGCCGTGCAGGAAATCAACCTCACCCACCGCGGCACCGGCCGCCCCCAGATCAGCGTGGGCATCGGCCTGAACACCGGCGTCATGAGTGTCGGCGACATGGGCTCCGCCGTGCGCCGCAGCTACACGGTCGTCGGCGACGCCGTCAACCTGGCGGCGCGCCTCGAAAGCCTCAGCGGCCATTACGGCACGCAGATCCTGGTGGCCGAGACCACGCGGCAGGCCGTGCCTACCTATGTGTGGCAGGAACTCGACCGGGTCTACGTCCGCGGCAAGGCCCGCGCCGTGGCCATCTTCACGCCAGTCGGGCGTGGCGGCGACGTGGGCGTGGCCCAGCGGGCACAGCTCGAACGCTGGTCATTGGTGCTTTCGGCTTACCGCGCGCAGCAATGGGCGGAGGGGCGGACCCTGCTGGCCCCTTTGCTGGCCGCCGATACGAAAAAAGTCCTTTACCAGCTTTACGCCAAGCGTTTAGCCTCCATGGCATTGCAGCCCAAAGACCCGAACTGGGACGGCGCAATCCGCTTCGATACCAAGTAA
- a CDS encoding 3',5'-cyclic-nucleotide phosphodiesterase, with protein sequence MQVRVLGCSGAIAKDCRTTSFLVDDDLLIDAGTGVGDLTLEQMAGIDDVLLTHSHLDHIAALPLMIDAIASRRAQPLRVHALRATIEALRAHVFNNVIWPDFASIPSREAPFVSFHDIAIGQTLQLGSRRPKAIEVLPAVHTVPACGYAVRCAASQGPHWVFTGDTERNPPFWDRVNALDVAILVIETAFSDREKALAERSLHLSPASLVDELAHIAPGRHYPIYITHTKPAETGEIMSQIDAITADWQARGVAQHDIRWLQTASVLTV encoded by the coding sequence ATGCAGGTGCGTGTGCTCGGCTGTTCTGGCGCCATCGCCAAAGACTGCCGCACGACATCCTTTCTGGTCGACGACGACCTCCTCATCGACGCCGGCACCGGCGTCGGCGACCTCACGCTCGAGCAGATGGCCGGCATCGACGACGTGCTGCTGACGCACTCGCACCTCGACCACATCGCGGCGCTGCCGCTCATGATCGACGCCATCGCCTCCCGCCGGGCACAGCCCCTGCGGGTGCATGCGCTGCGCGCCACCATCGAGGCGCTGCGCGCCCACGTCTTCAACAACGTCATCTGGCCCGATTTCGCCAGCATCCCCAGCCGCGAGGCGCCCTTCGTCAGCTTCCACGACATCGCCATCGGCCAGACCTTGCAGCTCGGCAGCCGCCGCCCCAAGGCCATCGAGGTGCTGCCGGCCGTGCATACTGTGCCCGCCTGCGGCTACGCCGTGCGCTGCGCCGCCAGCCAGGGCCCGCACTGGGTTTTCACCGGCGACACCGAGCGCAACCCACCCTTCTGGGACCGCGTGAACGCCCTCGACGTGGCCATCCTCGTCATCGAAACCGCCTTCAGCGACCGCGAGAAGGCCCTGGCCGAGCGCAGCCTGCACCTGTCGCCTGCCAGCCTGGTCGACGAACTGGCCCATATCGCCCCCGGCCGGCACTACCCGATCTACATCACCCACACCAAGCCGGCCGAAACCGGCGAAATCATGAGCCAGATCGACGCCATCACGGCCGACTGGCAAGCGCGCGGCGTGGCGCAGCACGACATCCGCTGGTTGCAGACCGCCAGCGTATTGACCGTCTGA
- a CDS encoding pilin yields MNRRSIARNVQKGFTLIELMIVVAIIGILAAVALPAYQDYMGRARVSEIMLAASSARTAVSEAAANLNKLPPDASVSVQTQTSDYVASVGYAGGVITATSSDSSKLPATARSKTITLTGHYNGTTGQVTWVCNGSIPAKFRPSSCQS; encoded by the coding sequence ATGAACCGTCGTTCCATCGCACGCAACGTGCAAAAGGGTTTCACCCTGATCGAGTTGATGATCGTTGTGGCGATCATCGGTATCTTGGCTGCCGTGGCGCTGCCGGCTTACCAGGACTACATGGGCCGCGCGCGCGTGTCAGAAATCATGCTTGCCGCATCGTCTGCCCGCACCGCCGTGTCCGAGGCAGCGGCAAATCTGAACAAGTTGCCACCAGATGCAAGCGTTTCCGTTCAAACTCAGACGTCGGACTACGTGGCAAGCGTGGGGTATGCTGGCGGGGTGATTACCGCAACGTCGTCCGATAGCAGCAAGTTGCCCGCGACCGCGCGGAGCAAAACCATCACTTTGACAGGCCACTATAACGGCACTACGGGTCAAGTTACCTGGGTTTGCAACGGCAGCATCCCGGCCAAGTTCCGTCCGTCATCCTGCCAGAGCTAA
- a CDS encoding glycosyltransferase family 2 protein: protein MKFSVVLPAKNESSAVGSTVARVRAVLPDAEILVIDDGSTDGTAMQAQMAGANVIKHPYSKGNGAAIKTGARLATGDCIVFMDADGQHDPADIPRLLRELKNGHDMVVGARQKGSQASMGRGLANGLYNRLASWMTGHAVQDLTSGYRAVRAEKFREFLYLLPNGFSYPTTSTMAFFRAGYSVGYIPIHAAKRLGKSHIRLLRDGARFLLIIFKIGTLYSPLKIFAPIAFTMFGLASTWYGWTWWHEGRFTNMSALLYSGSVMVFLMGLISEQITALMYKGDS, encoded by the coding sequence ATGAAATTCTCTGTCGTCCTTCCTGCTAAAAATGAGTCGTCTGCGGTCGGCTCGACGGTAGCTCGCGTGCGAGCGGTACTGCCAGATGCGGAAATTCTGGTCATTGATGATGGATCAACCGACGGTACTGCCATGCAGGCCCAGATGGCTGGTGCTAATGTCATCAAGCACCCGTACAGCAAAGGCAACGGAGCTGCAATCAAGACAGGCGCGCGTTTGGCGACAGGGGACTGCATCGTGTTTATGGATGCCGATGGGCAGCACGACCCAGCGGACATTCCTCGCCTCCTGCGGGAGCTGAAAAACGGTCACGATATGGTCGTCGGTGCTCGGCAAAAGGGCTCGCAAGCAAGCATGGGGCGCGGATTGGCCAACGGGCTTTACAACCGTCTCGCCAGTTGGATGACGGGACACGCCGTCCAGGATTTGACCTCTGGCTACCGTGCTGTGCGGGCAGAAAAATTCCGCGAGTTTCTCTATCTTCTGCCTAACGGATTCTCGTACCCCACCACCTCCACCATGGCCTTCTTTCGTGCGGGCTATTCAGTTGGCTACATTCCCATTCACGCGGCAAAGCGGCTCGGCAAAAGCCATATACGGCTGCTGCGCGACGGCGCCCGCTTCTTGCTCATCATCTTCAAGATCGGCACGTTGTATTCGCCCTTGAAGATCTTCGCGCCGATTGCCTTCACCATGTTTGGCCTCGCTTCCACATGGTACGGCTGGACATGGTGGCATGAGGGCCGATTCACCAATATGAGCGCCTTACTGTACAGCGGCAGCGTCATGGTGTTTCTGATGGGACTGATCTCGGAGCAGATCACGGCACTCATGTACAAGGGGGATAGCTGA
- a CDS encoding flippase has translation MPNFWNGMRTDTLWQLAERGLRAGLGFALSILIARTLGPVDFGLYSYALATIALFAFLGQAGLESLVIRELVRDPKRVVPILNGSLYLRSGGAVCAALGSIGAAMLFAPTETQSAVLIVCILSLSGLLQAGWVIESLLLANREFAEVAKTKILAYGFAAGLRVVALLLPSPLVYLAVATVLESLLCLVLLWRASHRQFAIGWSSVDKPDFKQIAALARLAMPMLLSAFTVAMYSRIDVFMLGRMLGYEAAGLYTAGTLLSEGFYLFPMAVMAAAGPRLAQLFMHDQAAFAHELHRVLRILSAIGLGIALAVTFLAPLVLPRLFGSTYAMASPVLQIHIWSTWAVFVSAVSDAYYINHDLRRLYLLKTAVAAIVNIGVNLVLIPRLGPVGAAWATLVAYSSSAIFFGALSPTTRPLFKMQLRAIMGIPSPHRIARSTKE, from the coding sequence ATGCCAAATTTTTGGAATGGAATGCGGACGGACACGCTTTGGCAGCTCGCCGAGCGCGGCTTGCGTGCAGGTCTTGGTTTTGCGCTAAGCATTTTGATCGCGCGAACGCTCGGCCCAGTGGACTTCGGCCTTTACAGCTACGCACTTGCGACCATTGCCCTGTTCGCATTCCTTGGGCAAGCGGGCCTTGAGTCGCTGGTAATTCGCGAACTCGTACGGGATCCGAAGCGAGTTGTACCCATTTTGAATGGAAGTTTGTACCTGCGCTCGGGCGGCGCAGTGTGCGCAGCCCTCGGCTCGATTGGCGCGGCGATGCTGTTCGCGCCGACCGAAACACAGAGCGCCGTCTTAATTGTTTGCATTTTGTCGCTGTCTGGATTGCTGCAGGCCGGCTGGGTTATAGAAAGTCTGTTGCTTGCGAACCGCGAGTTCGCTGAGGTTGCCAAAACCAAGATATTGGCCTATGGGTTCGCAGCAGGGCTTCGCGTTGTAGCGCTGCTGCTTCCCTCGCCGTTGGTATATCTCGCCGTCGCAACCGTCCTTGAATCACTGTTGTGCCTCGTGCTTCTTTGGCGTGCATCCCATCGCCAATTCGCGATCGGCTGGAGTTCCGTGGACAAGCCCGATTTCAAACAAATCGCGGCACTTGCCAGATTGGCCATGCCTATGCTTCTTTCCGCATTCACCGTTGCGATGTACAGCCGGATCGATGTCTTCATGCTCGGCCGCATGCTTGGCTACGAGGCCGCCGGCCTGTATACAGCTGGCACGCTGCTGTCCGAAGGCTTTTATCTCTTCCCGATGGCGGTGATGGCAGCGGCAGGCCCACGCCTTGCACAACTCTTCATGCACGACCAAGCCGCGTTTGCCCATGAGTTGCACCGCGTCCTTCGGATCTTGTCCGCAATTGGGCTCGGCATCGCATTGGCCGTTACCTTTCTCGCGCCGCTCGTGCTGCCTCGCCTCTTCGGGTCAACCTATGCAATGGCAAGTCCAGTCCTGCAAATTCATATCTGGTCGACGTGGGCGGTATTCGTCAGCGCGGTCAGCGATGCGTACTACATTAACCACGACCTGCGCCGGCTCTATCTGCTTAAAACCGCCGTCGCCGCGATCGTTAACATCGGTGTCAACCTCGTGCTCATACCGCGGCTGGGCCCAGTGGGCGCGGCTTGGGCGACGCTCGTGGCGTACTCGAGCTCCGCGATTTTTTTCGGCGCTCTGTCACCTACAACCCGTCCGCTTTTCAAAATGCAGTTACGCGCGATCATGGGGATCCCTTCTCCGCATCGTATTGCACGGAGTACCAAGGAATGA
- a CDS encoding class I SAM-dependent methyltransferase — protein MKEHGAYSSSEAATYEADRAVEPLWHLENAFVRALLARSVADTVLDAPVGTGRFLDLYEGRAVTGIDLSTSMLDEASKRATSLGLSNVALRQSSVTSLPFADKQFDFVVSWRLFHLLPPDTVVPALTELARVCQGTLCIQTYERAPSLLRLIAKAKRWARRLKLVFSDKRQLTPWSHIRAYTHSREAIEQAAHSAGLGAPATRSFLGDYEGTRVMALVWMLR, from the coding sequence ATGAAAGAACACGGCGCTTATTCGTCGTCCGAGGCCGCCACCTATGAAGCCGATCGCGCAGTCGAACCGCTATGGCATCTGGAGAATGCATTTGTCCGCGCGCTCTTGGCCCGATCCGTTGCGGACACGGTTCTCGACGCGCCCGTGGGCACCGGGCGCTTTCTTGACCTGTATGAAGGCAGAGCTGTAACGGGCATCGATCTGTCGACTTCAATGCTCGATGAGGCAAGCAAGCGCGCTACGAGCTTAGGGTTGTCGAATGTGGCTCTGCGTCAGAGCAGCGTTACCTCGCTGCCGTTTGCCGACAAGCAGTTCGACTTCGTGGTCTCTTGGCGTCTGTTTCACCTCCTGCCACCTGACACGGTCGTGCCTGCGTTGACGGAACTCGCGCGCGTATGCCAAGGGACCTTATGCATCCAGACCTATGAGCGCGCGCCTTCGCTGTTGCGGTTGATCGCCAAAGCGAAGCGATGGGCGAGACGTCTGAAACTCGTCTTCTCCGACAAGCGACAACTTACGCCGTGGAGCCATATCCGGGCGTACACGCACTCCCGGGAAGCCATCGAGCAAGCGGCCCACAGCGCGGGCCTTGGGGCCCCCGCTACTCGGAGCTTTCTCGGCGACTACGAGGGCACGCGGGTCATGGCCTTAGTCTGGATGTTGCGTTGA
- a CDS encoding methyltransferase, TIGR04325 family → MPNNFAARWLPPAIRQAANRFLGAAIVFRGPFSNWVAASASTKGYDNGAILERVSRATRQVLAGSARFEQDGIVFHAEPPPTHALGGLLIAAALEGGRLSVLDFGGGLASHYLRWRPLLTPLPEVRWAVVEQGKFVSEGNALFSANMSVSFHAEIAGVASPPNAVLASSVLQYLPEPYRILQQLIDLAPRVIVLDRTAYGEEETVVTQFVPRRLGKASYPLWVLSRSRVHAALSKNYTLLTEFDAADRPFEVPGVRASYHGSIWLRRV, encoded by the coding sequence GTGCCCAACAACTTCGCAGCACGATGGCTTCCACCCGCGATTCGCCAAGCGGCGAATCGCTTTTTGGGCGCGGCAATTGTCTTCCGCGGTCCTTTCAGCAATTGGGTGGCGGCATCCGCTTCGACCAAGGGCTACGATAACGGGGCAATCCTGGAGCGGGTGTCACGGGCGACGCGCCAAGTGCTCGCAGGTTCAGCTCGCTTCGAGCAAGACGGCATCGTATTTCACGCCGAACCACCACCCACGCATGCGCTCGGAGGATTGTTGATTGCCGCCGCACTTGAGGGTGGGCGTCTGTCGGTGCTCGATTTCGGCGGCGGCCTTGCGTCTCACTACCTACGCTGGCGTCCGCTGCTGACGCCCCTGCCCGAAGTACGCTGGGCCGTGGTAGAGCAAGGAAAATTCGTTTCTGAGGGTAATGCACTTTTTAGTGCGAATATGTCGGTGTCTTTCCACGCAGAGATCGCTGGTGTCGCGTCGCCTCCTAACGCTGTGCTTGCCTCAAGCGTGCTGCAATATCTTCCCGAGCCGTACCGGATATTGCAGCAGCTGATCGACCTCGCCCCGCGTGTGATCGTTCTCGATCGCACGGCCTACGGAGAAGAAGAGACAGTGGTCACCCAATTCGTGCCGCGGCGCCTTGGTAAGGCAAGCTACCCGCTGTGGGTGCTATCGCGCAGCAGGGTGCACGCCGCCCTGTCTAAAAACTACACGCTACTCACCGAATTCGATGCAGCCGACCGACCGTTCGAAGTCCCGGGAGTCCGTGCTTCTTACCATGGCTCCATCTGGCTTCGCCGCGTATGA
- a CDS encoding class I SAM-dependent methyltransferase, whose product MSIRSLASPFFLAHRALRAEIARMAKDSVGTVIDVGCGTAPYRELFAHARYVGIEVASGSKFGSAKGGADVLYDGRNLPLADGSVDNVLCNQVLEHVFEPIDFLSELHRVLRTGGRLMVTVPFVWDEHEQPYDFARYSSFGLRHLAARCGFEVAEARRTLGDASLFAQLWLAYWFKVVHRSGRHSLAGKVFLAAISVPVNVAGLVLAKLLPASPDLYLDNVVTMTRLPGELAQR is encoded by the coding sequence ATGAGCATCAGATCGCTCGCAAGTCCATTCTTCCTTGCACACCGTGCCCTGCGGGCGGAGATCGCCAGAATGGCCAAAGATTCTGTAGGCACTGTCATCGACGTGGGCTGCGGAACAGCACCGTATCGCGAACTGTTCGCACACGCCCGCTATGTCGGTATCGAAGTCGCCAGCGGCTCGAAGTTCGGCAGCGCCAAGGGCGGCGCCGACGTGCTATACGATGGTCGAAACCTTCCACTCGCGGATGGAAGCGTCGACAACGTTCTTTGCAACCAAGTGCTTGAACACGTGTTCGAGCCTATAGATTTTTTATCAGAACTGCATCGCGTGCTCCGGACCGGGGGGCGGCTCATGGTGACGGTTCCCTTCGTGTGGGACGAGCATGAGCAACCTTATGACTTTGCACGGTATTCGTCGTTCGGGCTCAGGCACTTGGCGGCGAGGTGCGGGTTCGAGGTTGCCGAGGCCCGGCGCACGCTGGGGGATGCGAGCCTGTTCGCACAGCTCTGGCTGGCGTATTGGTTCAAGGTCGTCCATCGCAGTGGGCGACATTCGCTGGCAGGCAAGGTATTTTTGGCCGCGATAAGTGTGCCTGTGAATGTTGCTGGACTGGTGCTTGCAAAACTGCTCCCGGCCAGCCCCGATCTCTACCTTGACAACGTGGTAACCATGACCCGACTACCGGGGGAGCTTGCGCAAAGATGA
- a CDS encoding NAD-dependent epimerase/dehydratase family protein, with protein MNEAWLNTRVLITGGLGFIGSNLARRLVGSGAQVTLVDSLIPEYGGNVRNIADIRDRVSVNLSDVRDRHGFRALVQGQQVLFNLAGQTSHQDSMNDPFTDLDINATSQLAILEACRSINPGIRIVFASTRQIYGRPDYLPVDEKHPVRPTDVNGINKMAGEWYHILYNNVYGIRACALRLSNTYGRGMRIKDARQTFLGIWIKHVLEGHPFSVWGGEQLRDFNHVDDVVDAMLLAAVDERAAGKVFNLGDSDIISLRSLADRLIKANGSGAYEIHAFPEERKRIDIGDYYADFSSFAALGWSPRVRLAEGLRDTLDYYRANLADYI; from the coding sequence ATGAATGAAGCCTGGTTGAACACACGCGTGCTGATTACCGGCGGTCTCGGCTTCATCGGCTCAAACCTTGCGCGCAGGCTTGTTGGCTCGGGCGCCCAAGTCACCTTGGTCGACAGTCTGATCCCGGAGTACGGCGGCAATGTGCGGAACATCGCCGATATCCGCGACCGCGTGTCAGTGAACTTGTCAGACGTGCGCGATCGCCACGGCTTTCGCGCTCTCGTTCAGGGTCAGCAAGTGCTGTTCAATCTCGCGGGCCAGACCAGCCACCAGGATTCGATGAACGACCCGTTCACCGACTTGGACATTAACGCCACTTCACAGCTTGCGATTCTTGAAGCATGCCGTTCCATCAACCCTGGCATTCGCATCGTGTTTGCAAGCACACGACAGATCTACGGCCGTCCAGACTACCTTCCCGTCGATGAGAAGCATCCGGTTCGACCGACCGATGTGAACGGCATCAACAAGATGGCGGGTGAGTGGTACCACATCCTCTATAACAATGTGTATGGAATTCGTGCATGTGCACTGCGCCTGAGCAATACATACGGACGCGGCATGCGCATCAAAGACGCACGTCAGACCTTTCTTGGCATCTGGATCAAGCACGTGCTTGAAGGCCATCCGTTTTCGGTGTGGGGGGGCGAACAGTTGCGAGACTTCAACCACGTCGATGATGTTGTCGACGCAATGCTGCTCGCGGCTGTTGACGAGCGTGCGGCCGGCAAAGTGTTCAATCTCGGCGACAGCGACATTATTTCGTTGCGTTCGCTGGCCGACCGCCTTATCAAGGCCAATGGCAGTGGTGCTTACGAAATCCACGCCTTCCCGGAAGAACGCAAGCGCATCGACATTGGCGACTATTACGCCGATTTCTCCAGCTTCGCCGCGCTCGGATGGAGCCCGCGAGTTCGCTTGGCCGAAGGTCTGCGCGATACGCTCGACTACTACCGCGCGAATCTCGCCGATTACATCTGA